The DNA segment CTAGGAAATGTTGTGGTGTCACATAATATCTTGAGTCATTAACCATGTTTTCCCAATTCAGGTATGGATCCATTTACCAATGCTATAGTATCAATGGTGGTCAAAGTCCCTATAGGGCTAGTAAAATGGTGGAACATGTTCACATTACTTGAGCAGCGTGATCTGATGGGTAAATTAGGGATTCTTATTTCTTTGATGGACATCACTCCCCGTACCGACCTTGTAGAAGCAATGTTGACATTTTGGGACCTACAGGGAATGGTATTCAAGTTTGGGGATCTTGAGATGACACCCACCTTAGCTGAGATAGCCGGGTTAACTCGCCTGGCCATACCTAGATAAGGATTTGATTTACACAAGGGCTAATTCAAGCACCAAGTTCCTTAAGATCATAGGGATGGATTTAGAAAATCACATGACATGTTTAGATCAATCTTGGGTACCTTTGGACTTTTTATTCGAGAGGTTTGCTCGTCCTACTGGGTATGAGTCTTTCATAGATGAATTTTCCATATCATATGATTCTTGGAAGAAGAGGCGTCCTATGTTATTCACTATTGCATTGTTGGGTCTCCTGGTATTTCCTTTGGAGGGTAGACATATTAGCACGCGTCTATGGTCAATAATCTTTGCACTTTTCAATGATAAACACAGTACTGAAGTCACCTTAGTTCCGACAATTTTGGCAGAGATCTATCGTGTTTTACCAGGATTCGAGAAAGTAGGAGGTTCTTTGAGGAAAGCAACTTGTTGCTACAGCTGTGGATGATGGAACACTTACATCCCGCTGCCATGTTTGAGAAAGATGTGATTGACCATTATCTGAGAGATCGAGTGAAGTGCATTGAGCATAAAATGACGTTCGATAAGTTTGCCTTACCACTCGGAGTTCAGGCTTGGGTTGATTATTTAGGATCCTTGACTAAAGAGAAGATTTTGTGGTCATACCTATGGATTGATTTGGACGTGATCTTAGCAGGATCTCACGTGCAAGACTTCTTGGTACTGATTGGACTTTGGTGTACTAGACCATATACCCCTGCTAGAGTGATGCGTCAGTTAGGGAGGCAACAAGAAGTCTCCTACATTCTTGATTCTCGTGACTTCACTAGGGAATTTGACACTATGCCTCACAGGGAGATCGACATCCAGACCTATTGGCGTCATGCAATGAAGATGGGTAGAGATACTTTAGCAACTGACCCGCATTCACCTGGGTATACCCATGAGTACTTCATATGGCTACAGTCTACTCACCGGGGGGGGGTTAGTAGGCCATTGCCCTGACGTGTTAGAGGAGTATTTGACGAGGAGGTCACCTCGCGGATATTACTTAGATAGTTGATGGATCGATTTACCCAGGCAGAGGAGGCCCATGCAGCATAAATGGTTGGGATTCGAGCTACACTTCAGTCATTGAGATCACAATTGGCAGGGTTGGTAGAAAATATGGGACAACACCGTGAGTACCTTACGAGAGTTAGCCTTCCAGATGCAGGCGCACATTCCAAGATTCTCATTCCAGATAGTCTCatgttgtcttttactttcgTGTCTTGTCTAGGAGTACCGAGTCCTTTAAGTAGTGTCAGATTCTATCGTAGTGTAGTCGAGCCCGTCATGTCTTTCATTAGCGTACTTCCCATTGTATTTTAACAGCGAAAagtttttaaatgaaaaatcccaaaaatattttatttttagtttattttctatCACTCTTCCaaaactatgcttggtctgattcataagggatatgatacgtaggcaacctataacgggttcgatcaaatcatttttggttccaaaaaaaaagaaaaaaaaagagaaagaaaagaagagagtgaaaagccaaaagaaaagagtgggAAGAAAATGATGTgcaaggaaaagaaagagaaggaaggATTGAAATGAGCAACTTGGAATGATGCCATATGACCCTGCGATCTTCAAAGCCAttttagaaccgttaattgttgctaggtgcattgcacgtaacgtgatattattatttgataaatgccctaacgctaacatggtggtattgtgttgtTGTCCTCTGTTATCGTTATTTAAtttcaggaaggtggttagtttgttggcatcctggcaagtcatccatacaacacccgatcaaagcaTCAAACAGTTATGGCTAGCAAGGAAACAGACACTGGAGTTGTAGAACTACCAAGGGAGATTGTTGAGTCGGAATCTGAATTGCAAGAGGAGGTCCGGAGGTTGAAGCatcagatggcagaaatgtatcaatCCTGGATTAAAGGACACCCTCCACCCTCGTTCCCTACCAACTACACAGAAAACCCTACTTCCATCCCAGCACTCTCTCAATCCCAGATGCCCAATACTATTGATCTTTCCCCACAACACGCACCtggctttaccccttaccacaactACCCCGACACTTTAGCCCAAACTTTTCATGCTCcgccagccaaaacaacctcgtaccctgctccgacatctgctcctatttttgtacccCTTACACAAGCTACCGtccaccgatcctctagtgagctCACATTCCTCGCTACAGATGCCCACTACTATGCATCGGAGCCCATATTCAAATCCCAGATCCTTACTCTTACACTCCCCAATTTGAGCCTCATATTGAAACTGACAAACCACCCAAGAACGCAGAGTaagaagagatgtttaggaaggtacaGAGTCTGGAGGAATCATTAGATATATGCAAGAGTTGGGAAaccaagtgagtgtggcctataagaaTTTGTGTTTGTTCACCGATGTCTAACTGCctgccgggttcaagatgcccaagtttacTTGTATGGCGGACATGGAGATCCTGTAtctcatctgaggggttattgtagtaaaatgagaggcgaCGTGGGAAAAGAAGAATTACTAATGGCATACTTCAACCAAAGTCTTAGTGGGGCAgcgttagaatggtacacccgccaggacgctagcaggtggtacacctgggacgatatggctcaggccCTCGCCCAACACTtttagtacaatatagacattgttccAGACTGCCTATCTCTGACCAAGGTTGAAAATAAacccagtgaaagctttagagaatatgggttccgatggagggagcaagctgcacaagtcaatcctccgatggaagaagacgagatggttaatactttcttcaagccctggagcccacttactatggccacttgatctcagccattggtaagtctttcaatgatgtggtaaagatgggagaaatggtggaaggGGGTCTCAAGTTGaataagatcatgagctattctgctataaaagcaaccacccaggcaatCTAGAATAGTACCAGAAGTTTGCtaggcaagaagaagaaggaagatgtcACTATGGTTGTCTCCGGATCATGGCATGGCCAGAGGGGTTCACCTCATCAGTACACCCATCCTGGACCCCGACCTCAAACCTAcacccaagctccatataatccaccccaacattaCTTTTCCCCGCAAAACCCCCAATACTCAGCCAGGCTATCCAAATACCTTGTTCACCATGCACAGGCATATGCTCAACCCCCTACTTACCCACAATGGCGTGCCCCAGTCCCATATAATACCTACCCAACTCTACAAAATGAATATCTACCCCCACAACCTTACCAAAACCCTAATGGTTCAAATTTTCGATCAAGGCCAGCGTATAGAAGAGAGAGGCAGCAACGAAAATAGACTTTCACCCCGCTTAGTGAGTCTTATGCTAGTCTGTTTCAAAGGTTAAGGCAGTTGGACGCCTTGAGGCCGATtgagtcaaagataccaaatccTCCTTCAAAGAACCTCGATTATGCCCTGAGGTGTGCCTATTGTTCTAATGCTCCAGGGCATGACATAGATaagtgctggcatttgaaaagggcaatccaggagctcattgatacaaacCAAATTGTAGTCCAAAGCCCAAACGCACCAAACATCAACCACAACCCTTTGCTAGCCTATGAAGAGAcacatatgattgaaatagttcacAAGGATGGGGAGCCCAAGAAGTCTTCTAAGTTCGTCATGATGATTTGGGCCAGTGAAAGTAATTTGGTTAAAGTTCCAAACTCTACCAAAGCAAATCCCTTGACAGTTGAAGGGGCGACAGAAAAGCCGAGCTCGCTCAATTTGAATCCATATGTGTTGGTCGTGAAAGGGCCCTCAAAAGATATTGGGGCAAGTCCGAAAAGTTCAAAGGTTTTAGTGCCAGGGATTCCAAGTAAGTCTGTTATAGTTGTGAAGGGGGATCCTATCACCCCTATCATCATTAAACCAGTGACTCAACTGCCAGTGATCGATGCCAAGGATGTTCCGTGGAACTACAAACAAGTgatagtgacatacaaaggaaaagaaatagagaAAGAGGTTAATGAAACTGGAGGATTGACTCGTTCTGGGAGATGTTTCACCTCAGAAGAATTAAGGAAAGCCAAGCCATTCATGGATAGCCAAATGCCAATAAATAAATCGGTCACCGAGGAAGAGGCTGAGGAtttcctgaaaaagatgaaagtgcaggattattccattgtggagcaattAAAGAAAACACCAACTCATATTTCTCTTTTGTCTTTGCTGAtacattcagatgaacatcgtaaggtcttgatgaagattttgaatgaggcacatgttccTGATAAGATCATAGTGAATCACTTAGAAAAGAtagctagcaagattttcgaagtaaataggatcactttctcggatgatgaacttcctatggagggtacaaaacacaaccgagctctttatctcacggtgaagtgtgaagattctATCGTCTCAAGGGTTTTGGTTGACAATGGCTCTAGTGCAAACATTTGTCCCCTGTCTACTCTGCAAAAACTAAAGATTGGCACCGAAAGAATCCACTTGAACAATGTGTGTGTTCGAGGCTTTGATGGGGGATGTAAACATTATGTTGGAGATATAATGCTCGAATTGtcgatagggccagttgagttcaccatggaattccaagtgttagatGTGGCTGTCTCCTACAATCTGTTATTGGGCAGGCCCTAGATACATGTTGCTAAGGTAGTCTCATCATCTctgcaccaaatggtgaagttcgaatgggacaggcagaaaatagttgtgcacggtgaTGAGGACCTGTCAGCTCGTAATGGAAGGAAAATGCATTTCGGGTCCTAAGTTATCTTCTGCGTTCATCATGGTTgcgaatgaaatgttgaagaatggttttgtgccgGGCAAGGGTCTGGGCTCATCTCTGCAGGGTATTGTGCATCCAGTGCGCACCAGTGGGAATCttgatacatttggtttgggattcacgCCTACCGAGAAGGAcgtgaaaagggttaaaaatctgaaacaTAAGGTATGGTCGCTCCCCAAGCCCGTCCCACACATAtctaagtcttttgtcaagccaggTGACGAAAAACCTCCAACCTCCTCAATCCCAAAACCTGTGATCGATGTTGATGAAGAGCTGATCATGAGGTTCCAAAGTCTGTTCGAAgaggtcaatatggtagaagttggtgaaGGCTCTAGTAAAGCAGATGTGCGGCTCGTTGGCCCCAACTTGAAgcttagcaattgggaagctactcctctccccaccaggaaggagttttggtagtttgcttagttttcctttctgttatctgggttattctggggttgtaatccagatttttagtttttgcttgttttgatgttcaaacccttctatctttttattttcaatgaaatgcaatttcccgttTTCCGTTATTCTTAATAgtatttttcttttgtacagttctttttatgctggttgtaGTGACATGATGTGTATGAAGAATTTTCAgccaagtcttaaaagccaatctaattctaaaaTAACAATCGAAGaagtagaatatgatgatgaaatagaatatgatgaagaagcagcatttgaggaaattagtaaagaagtaaaacaatttgaagaaaaaacaaagcctaatttgagtgagactgaaacaatcaatttaggggatcaggatgatgttagggaaaccaagataagtgtgcatTTAGAACCGCAAGTtaaggaagaaataatcaaaacattgtttgagtacaaagatgtctttgcatggtcatatgacaatATGCCGGGACTGGGCACTGATCTGGTAATTCATAAATTGCCGACTTATCCAaaattccctcctgtcaagcaaaagttgcgaaagttcaaaactgatctgaatgtgaagatcaaagaagaaatcacaaagcagcttactgcaaaggtcattcgggtcactcgatatcccacttggttagccaatgttgtgccagtaccaaagaaggatggtaggaccagggtatgtgttgattaccaTGATCTTAACAAAGGGAGCCCAAAGGATGATTTTCCATTGCCGAACATTCAcattctgatcgataattgtgtcaAGCATGaaattgggtcttttgtggattgttatgcgggatCTCACCAGATCTTgataga comes from the Nicotiana sylvestris chromosome 4, ASM39365v2, whole genome shotgun sequence genome and includes:
- the LOC138890462 gene encoding uncharacterized protein → MEHLHPAAMFEKDVIDHYLRDRVKCIEHKMTFDKFALPLGVQAWVDYLGSLTKEKILWSYLWIDLDVILAGSHVQDFLVLIGLWCTRPYTPARVMRQLGRQQEVSYILDSRDFTREFDTMPHREIDIQTYWRHAMKMGRDTLATDPHSPGLRQLDALRPIESKIPNPPSKNLDYALRCAYCSNAPGHDIDKCWHLKRAIQELIDTNQIVVQSPNAPNINHNPLLAYEETHMIEIVHKDGEPKKSSKFVMMIWASESNLVKVPNSTKANPLTVEGATEKPSSLNLNPYVLVVKGPSKDIGASPKSSKVLVPGIPSKSVIVVKGDPITPIIIKPVTQLPVIDAKDVPWNYKQVIVTYKGKEIEKEVNETGGLTRSGRCFTSEELRKAKPFMDSQMPINKSVTEEEAEDFLKKMKVQDYSIVEQLKKTPTHISLLSLLIHSDEHRKVLMKILNEAHVPDKIIVNHLEKIASKIFEVNRITFSDDELPMEGTKHNRALYLTVKCEDSIVSRVLVDNGSSANICPLSTLQKLKIGTERIHLNNVCVRGFDGGCKHYVGDIMLELSIGPVEFTMEFQVLDVAVSYNLLLGRP